In Balaenoptera acutorostrata chromosome 19, mBalAcu1.1, whole genome shotgun sequence, the following proteins share a genomic window:
- the ZNF606 gene encoding zinc finger protein 606 isoform X5, whose product MLETYGHLLSVGNQIAKPEVISLLEQGEEPWSVEQAYPPQGTCPEWMRNLESKALIPTHSILEEEQSHSMKLERYIWDDPWFSRLEVLGCKDQLEMYHMNQSTAMRQMVFMQKQVLSQRGSEFCELGAGCSQSLSIVPSQKVSQIEHFYKPDTNAESWRCNSAIMYADKITCENNEYDKAFYHSMQPVHPARVQTGDNLFKCTDAVKSFNHILHFGDHMGMHTGEKLYEYKECHQIFNQSPSFSEHPGLHIGGNQYDYKEYENIFYFSSFMEHQKIGTVEKAYKYNEWEKVFGYDSFLTQHTSTYTAEKPYEYNECGTSFIWSSYLIQHKKTHTGEKPYECDKCGKVFRNRSALTKHERTHTGIKPYECNKCGKAFSWNSHLIVHKRIHTGEKPYVCNECGKSFNWNSHLIGHQRTHTGEKPFECTECGKSFSWSSHLIAHMRMHTGEKPFKCDECEKAFRDYSALSKHERTHSGAKPYKCTECGKSFSWSSHLIAHQRTHTGEKPYNCQECGKAFRERSALTKHEIIHSGIKPYECNKCGKSCSQMAHLVRHQRTHTGEKPYECNKCGKSFSQSCHLVAHRRIHTGEKPYKCNQCERSFNCSSHLIAHRRTHTGEKPYRCNECGKAFNESSSLIVHLRNHTGEKPYKCNHCEKAFCKNSSLIIHQRMHSGEKRFICTDCGKAFSGHSALLQHQRNHSEEKLCELN is encoded by the coding sequence aATGGATGAGAAATCTTGAAAGCAAAGCGTTGATCCCAACACACAGCATTCTTGAGGAGGAACAGTCCCATAGCATGAAGTTGGAGAGATACATATGGGATGATCCTTGGTTCTCCAGGTTAGAAGTTTTGGGATGTAAAGACCAATTAGAAATGTATCACATGAACCAGAGTACAGCTATGAGGCAAATGGTCTTCATGCAAAAGCAAGTACTGTCTCAAAGAggctctgagttctgtgaacttGGGGCAGGGTGTAGCCAGAGCCTAAGCATTGTTCCATCTCAGAAAGTTTCTCAAATAGAACATTTCTATAAGCCTGATACAAATGCTGAAAGTTGGAGATGTAACTCAGCCATAATGTATGCAGATAAGATTACCTGTGAAAATAATGAGTATGACAAAGCCTTCTACCACTCCATGCAACCTGTTCACCCTGCAAGGGTGCAAACTGGagataatcttttcaaatgtACTGATGCTGTTAAATCTTTCAATCATATACTGCATTTTGGTGATCATATGGGAATGCAtacaggagaaaaactatatgaatataAGGAATgccatcaaatctttaaccagaGCCCATCATTTAGTGAACATCCAGGACTTCATATTGGAGGAAACCAGTATGATTACAAAGAATATGAGAATATCTTTTACTTTTCATCCTTTATGGAACATCAAAAAATTGGTACTGTAGAGAAAGCATATAAATACAATGAATGGGAGAAAGTCTTTGGGTATGACTCATTCCTTACACAGCATACAAGCACTTACACTGCAGAGAAACCCTACGAATATAATGAATGTGGGACGTCTTTCATCTGGAGCTCTTACCTTATCCAACATAAGAAaactcatactggagagaaaccctatgaatgtgaTAAATGTGGAAAAGTTTTTAGGAATCGTTCAGCCCTTACTAAACATGAACGGACTCACACTGGAAtcaaaccctatgaatgtaataaatgtggaaaagctttcagctggAATTCTCATCTTATTGTACACAAGAGAattcatacaggagagaaaccttatgtatgtaatgaatgtgggaagtCTTTCAACTGGAACTCCCATCTTATTGGACATCAGAgaactcatactggagagaaaccttttgAATGTactgaatgtgggaaatctttcAGCTGGAGCTCCCATCTTATTGCCCACATGAGAATGcatactggagagaagccctTTAAATGTGATGAatgtgaaaaagcttttaggGATTACTCAGCCCTTAGTAAACATGAAAGAACTCACTCTGGAGCAAAACCATATAAATGTACTGAATGTGGAAAATCCTTCAGCTGGAGCTCCCACCTTATTGCCCATCAGAGaactcacacaggagagaaaccctataacTGTCAGGAGTGTGGCAAAGCATTCAGAGAACGTTCAGCCCTCACTAAACATGAAATAATTCATTCTGGAATTAAGCCCTATGAATGTAATAAATGTGGAAAATCCTGCAGCCAGATGGCTCACCTTGTTAGACATCAAAGGACtcatactggagagaagccctatgAGTGCAATAAATGTGGAAAATCCTTCAGCCAGAGTTGCCACCTTGTTGCCCATCGGAGAATCCACACTGGTGAGAAACCCTACAAATGTAATCAATGTGAAAGATCCTTTAACTGTAGCTCTCATCTTATTGCACACAGGAGAACTCAtactggagaaaaaccatatagatgtaatgaatgtgggaaagcatTTAATGAGAGTTCTTCCCTTATTGTACATCTGAGAAACCATACTGGAGAAAAACCCTACAAATGTAATCATTGTGAGAAAGCTTTCTGTAAGAATTCTTCTCTTATTATTCATCAGAGAATGCATAGTGGAGAGAAACGCTTTATATGCACTGACTGTGGAAAAGCCTTTAGTGGTCACTCAGCCCTACTTCAACACCAGAGAAATCATAGTGAAGAGAAACTCTGTGAATTGAATTGa
- the ZNF606 gene encoding zinc finger protein 606 isoform X6 translates to MRNLESKALIPTHSILEEEQSHSMKLERYIWDDPWFSRLEVLGCKDQLEMYHMNQSTAMRQMVFMQKQVLSQRGSEFCELGAGCSQSLSIVPSQKVSQIEHFYKPDTNAESWRCNSAIMYADKITCENNEYDKAFYHSMQPVHPARVQTGDNLFKCTDAVKSFNHILHFGDHMGMHTGEKLYEYKECHQIFNQSPSFSEHPGLHIGGNQYDYKEYENIFYFSSFMEHQKIGTVEKAYKYNEWEKVFGYDSFLTQHTSTYTAEKPYEYNECGTSFIWSSYLIQHKKTHTGEKPYECDKCGKVFRNRSALTKHERTHTGIKPYECNKCGKAFSWNSHLIVHKRIHTGEKPYVCNECGKSFNWNSHLIGHQRTHTGEKPFECTECGKSFSWSSHLIAHMRMHTGEKPFKCDECEKAFRDYSALSKHERTHSGAKPYKCTECGKSFSWSSHLIAHQRTHTGEKPYNCQECGKAFRERSALTKHEIIHSGIKPYECNKCGKSCSQMAHLVRHQRTHTGEKPYECNKCGKSFSQSCHLVAHRRIHTGEKPYKCNQCERSFNCSSHLIAHRRTHTGEKPYRCNECGKAFNESSSLIVHLRNHTGEKPYKCNHCEKAFCKNSSLIIHQRMHSGEKRFICTDCGKAFSGHSALLQHQRNHSEEKLCELN, encoded by the coding sequence ATGAGAAATCTTGAAAGCAAAGCGTTGATCCCAACACACAGCATTCTTGAGGAGGAACAGTCCCATAGCATGAAGTTGGAGAGATACATATGGGATGATCCTTGGTTCTCCAGGTTAGAAGTTTTGGGATGTAAAGACCAATTAGAAATGTATCACATGAACCAGAGTACAGCTATGAGGCAAATGGTCTTCATGCAAAAGCAAGTACTGTCTCAAAGAggctctgagttctgtgaacttGGGGCAGGGTGTAGCCAGAGCCTAAGCATTGTTCCATCTCAGAAAGTTTCTCAAATAGAACATTTCTATAAGCCTGATACAAATGCTGAAAGTTGGAGATGTAACTCAGCCATAATGTATGCAGATAAGATTACCTGTGAAAATAATGAGTATGACAAAGCCTTCTACCACTCCATGCAACCTGTTCACCCTGCAAGGGTGCAAACTGGagataatcttttcaaatgtACTGATGCTGTTAAATCTTTCAATCATATACTGCATTTTGGTGATCATATGGGAATGCAtacaggagaaaaactatatgaatataAGGAATgccatcaaatctttaaccagaGCCCATCATTTAGTGAACATCCAGGACTTCATATTGGAGGAAACCAGTATGATTACAAAGAATATGAGAATATCTTTTACTTTTCATCCTTTATGGAACATCAAAAAATTGGTACTGTAGAGAAAGCATATAAATACAATGAATGGGAGAAAGTCTTTGGGTATGACTCATTCCTTACACAGCATACAAGCACTTACACTGCAGAGAAACCCTACGAATATAATGAATGTGGGACGTCTTTCATCTGGAGCTCTTACCTTATCCAACATAAGAAaactcatactggagagaaaccctatgaatgtgaTAAATGTGGAAAAGTTTTTAGGAATCGTTCAGCCCTTACTAAACATGAACGGACTCACACTGGAAtcaaaccctatgaatgtaataaatgtggaaaagctttcagctggAATTCTCATCTTATTGTACACAAGAGAattcatacaggagagaaaccttatgtatgtaatgaatgtgggaagtCTTTCAACTGGAACTCCCATCTTATTGGACATCAGAgaactcatactggagagaaaccttttgAATGTactgaatgtgggaaatctttcAGCTGGAGCTCCCATCTTATTGCCCACATGAGAATGcatactggagagaagccctTTAAATGTGATGAatgtgaaaaagcttttaggGATTACTCAGCCCTTAGTAAACATGAAAGAACTCACTCTGGAGCAAAACCATATAAATGTACTGAATGTGGAAAATCCTTCAGCTGGAGCTCCCACCTTATTGCCCATCAGAGaactcacacaggagagaaaccctataacTGTCAGGAGTGTGGCAAAGCATTCAGAGAACGTTCAGCCCTCACTAAACATGAAATAATTCATTCTGGAATTAAGCCCTATGAATGTAATAAATGTGGAAAATCCTGCAGCCAGATGGCTCACCTTGTTAGACATCAAAGGACtcatactggagagaagccctatgAGTGCAATAAATGTGGAAAATCCTTCAGCCAGAGTTGCCACCTTGTTGCCCATCGGAGAATCCACACTGGTGAGAAACCCTACAAATGTAATCAATGTGAAAGATCCTTTAACTGTAGCTCTCATCTTATTGCACACAGGAGAACTCAtactggagaaaaaccatatagatgtaatgaatgtgggaaagcatTTAATGAGAGTTCTTCCCTTATTGTACATCTGAGAAACCATACTGGAGAAAAACCCTACAAATGTAATCATTGTGAGAAAGCTTTCTGTAAGAATTCTTCTCTTATTATTCATCAGAGAATGCATAGTGGAGAGAAACGCTTTATATGCACTGACTGTGGAAAAGCCTTTAGTGGTCACTCAGCCCTACTTCAACACCAGAGAAATCATAGTGAAGAGAAACTCTGTGAATTGAATTGa